A genomic window from Wolbachia pipientis includes:
- a CDS encoding heme biosynthesis protein HemY produces MSTNYNINLTDNALKKIHSLTEQEGDKGSVLRVAVSGGGCSGFKYNFLMDQMNKNLSLDDEDDDYDDEFDDEDEDDDYEESEDYRSHSNFSKEGRDIVINDENGNPVLMVDNCSAKFLNNSVVDYTEDLSGSGFQIKNALAKSQCGCGNSFSVSKI; encoded by the coding sequence ATGTCAACAAATTACAACATCAACTTAACTGATAATGCACTAAAAAAAATCCACTCTCTTACAGAGCAGGAAGGGGATAAGGGTTCCGTTTTGCGGGTTGCAGTTTCAGGCGGTGGATGTTCTGGCTTCAAATACAATTTTCTTATGGATCAAATGAATAAAAATCTATCTTTGGATGATGAAGATGATGATTACGATGATGAGTTTGATGACGAAGACGAAGATGATGACTATGAAGAAAGCGAGGACTATAGAAGCCACTCCAATTTTAGCAAAGAAGGTAGAGATATAGTAATTAATGATGAAAATGGCAATCCTGTATTAATGGTTGATAATTGTTCAGCAAAATTTTTAAATAACTCAGTTGTAGATTATACTGAGGATCTCAGTGGTTCTGGTTTTCAAATAAAGAATGCCCTTGCTAAGTCTCAATGTGGTTGTGGTAACAGTTTTTCGGTTTCCAAAATTTAG
- a CDS encoding deoxyguanosinetriphosphate triphosphohydrolase, with protein sequence MSNNNFLLNYACFPSKTKGRYFKEPEDENRSCFQRDRDRIIHSNAFRKLEYKTQVFINYEHDYYRTRLTHSLEVAQIARSIARRLGLNEDITECIALAHDLGHPPFGHAGEDALKKSVQDLNLDNEKYEFDHNVQAIRILTYLEQKHADFDGMNLSWEVIEGVAKHNGPLLGQNAEFSTNNQLLLKYNEKYDLKLEEFSSIEAQVASIADDIAYSVHDLDDALRANLVTIEDLLNVPLIGKMFKDVRSRYSELPQSKLIHESLSGTIGTMISDVVSQTERNIEDHKIKSVEDVRSLNKMLVTFSPEVANATKEMKRFNMEKIYRSYKLSRTMNKAKRIIQELFQCFYENPGLLPTEWSKLACESQRSVIICDYISGMTDRFAIHEHRRIFDTSYEMTSF encoded by the coding sequence ATGTCAAACAATAATTTTCTATTAAATTATGCATGCTTTCCAAGCAAAACAAAAGGGAGATACTTCAAAGAGCCAGAAGATGAGAATCGCAGTTGCTTTCAGCGTGATAGGGACCGTATCATTCACTCTAATGCATTTAGAAAATTGGAGTACAAAACACAAGTTTTTATCAATTATGAGCACGACTACTATCGTACTCGGCTTACTCATAGCCTTGAAGTTGCACAAATTGCAAGGTCCATTGCGCGTAGACTTGGCTTAAATGAGGATATCACTGAATGCATAGCGCTCGCACATGATCTTGGTCATCCTCCATTTGGTCATGCAGGTGAAGATGCTCTAAAGAAATCAGTTCAAGATTTGAATCTTGATAATGAGAAGTATGAGTTTGATCATAATGTTCAAGCTATAAGGATTTTAACTTATCTTGAACAAAAACATGCTGATTTTGATGGTATGAATCTAAGTTGGGAGGTGATTGAAGGCGTTGCAAAGCATAACGGTCCCTTACTTGGTCAGAATGCGGAGTTTTCTACAAATAATCAGCTGTTATTAAAATATAATGAAAAATATGATCTAAAACTTGAGGAATTTTCAAGCATTGAAGCACAAGTTGCTTCAATTGCCGATGATATTGCTTACAGTGTTCACGATCTTGATGACGCACTCAGAGCAAATTTAGTAACCATCGAAGATTTGCTGAATGTCCCTTTAATTGGAAAAATGTTTAAAGACGTAAGGAGCAGATATTCAGAATTGCCTCAGAGCAAACTCATACATGAATCACTGAGTGGAACTATAGGAACTATGATAAGTGATGTTGTTTCTCAGACTGAAAGAAATATTGAAGATCACAAAATAAAAAGCGTAGAAGACGTAAGAAGTCTAAATAAAATGCTAGTCACATTTTCACCAGAAGTTGCGAATGCTACAAAAGAAATGAAAAGATTCAACATGGAGAAAATATACAGAAGCTATAAACTGAGTAGAACGATGAACAAAGCAAAACGCATAATACAGGAACTCTTTCAATGTTTTTATGAAAACCCAGGATTACTTCCCACAGAGTGGAGCAAACTCGCTTGTGAATCTCAGCGTTCAGTAATAATATGTGACTATATCTCAGGTATGACAGATAGATTTGCCATACACGAGCACAGAAGAATTTTTGATACCTCCTATGAAATGACTTCTTTCTAA
- the ribD gene encoding bifunctional diaminohydroxyphosphoribosylaminopyrimidine deaminase/5-amino-6-(5-phosphoribosylamino)uracil reductase RibD — protein MTDDHFMSIALKLAEKNLGNVAPNPAVGCVIVKDSTIISEGYTGIGGRPHAEIVALQNTKDSTHGATIYITLEPCCHHGVTGPCTAKIIKAGIKRVVIATIDPDSRVSGGGIKALKEAGIEVEQGIMQKEAEELNVGFFTTKELHRPFIACKIATTLDGKIATFTGDSKWITSEDTRNWIHELRAKYDAIMIGSNTLVSDDPLLTCRLPGLENRSPIRLIIDSQEKLQEEHNIAKTADKVITWVITNKEVERKIKNINYLVVNSNNKPSVTPMPPTVIPVLNYLDPENLIPNQYTKQLYDKDWIPASHAGMTSDRKAGKICLQDMASKLVSEIGITRLLVEGGGVLITELLKCNLIDRLIICRSGKILGNDAIPFIGNLGIQSINNCYQFKKTEIIEFSEDVVEMWDRLP, from the coding sequence ATGACAGATGATCACTTCATGTCAATTGCATTAAAGCTTGCAGAAAAAAATCTTGGAAATGTTGCACCAAATCCTGCTGTCGGGTGTGTTATTGTAAAGGATAGTACAATTATTAGTGAGGGATATACAGGGATCGGTGGACGTCCGCATGCAGAGATAGTTGCTTTGCAAAACACTAAAGATTCAACTCATGGTGCAACTATATATATCACTCTTGAGCCATGTTGTCATCATGGAGTCACGGGGCCTTGCACTGCGAAAATCATAAAAGCTGGAATAAAAAGGGTAGTAATTGCAACTATTGACCCAGATAGTAGAGTTTCAGGTGGAGGAATTAAAGCTCTGAAAGAAGCAGGAATTGAAGTTGAGCAAGGTATTATGCAAAAAGAGGCAGAAGAACTGAATGTCGGTTTTTTTACCACTAAAGAATTACATAGACCATTTATAGCTTGCAAAATCGCAACAACTCTTGACGGAAAAATCGCAACATTTACAGGCGATAGCAAATGGATAACAAGTGAGGATACGAGAAATTGGATACATGAGCTTAGAGCAAAATATGACGCAATTATGATTGGCAGCAATACCCTTGTTAGTGACGATCCACTCTTAACTTGCAGGTTACCAGGGCTCGAAAATAGATCACCAATAAGGCTAATTATAGATAGCCAGGAAAAATTGCAGGAAGAGCATAATATTGCAAAGACTGCAGACAAAGTAATAACTTGGGTAATCACAAATAAGGAAGTAGAGAGAAAAATAAAAAACATTAACTATTTAGTAGTTAATTCAAACAACAAGCCTTCTGTCACTCCAATGCCTCCTACTGTTATCCCAGTGCTTAACTACTTGGATCCAGAAAACTTAATTCCAAATCAGTACACTAAGCAGTTGTATGATAAAGACTGGATTCCAGCGTCACACGCTGGAATGACATCAGATCGAAAGGCAGGCAAAATCTGCCTACAAGACATGGCATCAAAACTTGTTTCAGAAATTGGTATAACAAGGTTATTAGTTGAAGGTGGAGGGGTATTAATCACAGAACTATTAAAGTGTAATTTAATCGACAGGTTGATAATCTGCCGTAGTGGTAAAATTCTAGGCAACGATGCCATTCCTTTTATAGGAAACTTAGGAATCCAATCCATTAACAACTGCTATCAGTTCAAAAAAACAGAGATAATAGAGTTTAGTGAGGATGTAGTTGAGATGTGGGATAGATTACCATAA